The segment TCCTCAAATTTTTCCCCGGCACCTTTCCGCATACTGACCCTCCTTACGAACCTCGGTTTTAAAGTTGCTTTCTTAGTATAAACAAATTGGCTAAAAAAAAATCCACCCCATGGGCAGATTATTAGTGCATCTATCGATAAAGTAGGTCTTTCCTTTTTAGTCGGTTGCCAAGTTTTGAATTGCCCGGTTTTCTCCCACGACCACCAATACATCATTTTCTTTAATGATGGCGTCTGCACCCGGTGCAACATTAATTTTTTCTCCGGTCTTCACAGCCAAGACGCTGACACCATGGCGTGCCCTAAGGTTTAATTCACCCAGTGATTTGCCATGCGCAATGCCGGGGGCAACGATTTCCATAATACTATAATCTTGAGCAAGTTCGATATAGTCAAGCACATTCGCACTAACCAGGTTGTTGGCTACGCGATGACCCATGTCTCGTTCGGGATAAACCACCTTATCGGCGCCAACCCTTTCCAAGACCTTGCCGTGCAGTTCATTCTGCGCTTTGGAGACAATGTACTTAACACCCAGTTCTTTTAGAATTACCGTTACCAGTATATTGGCTTGAATATCCTTCCCAATGGCCACCACTGCCACATCGAAGTTTCGCACACCTAATGATCTCAAAGTTTCTTCATCCATGCCATCTGCCTGAACAGCATGAGTGACCACATCTGCTAAATGCTGTACCTTCGTTTCGTCGATGTCAATTGCCAACACCTCATGTCCAAGTTCTGTCAAAGTTTCAGCAACACTAGATCCAAACCGGCCCAAACCCAGAACCGCAAATTGTTTGCGCATATCTCGCCCTCCTTATCCAATCATCAGCTGTTCTTCGGGGTATCTGATTTTACATTTTCTGCGCCGCTGGGCAATGGCAAATACCAATGTCAACGGCCCCAGTCTTCCTAGAAACATTGTTAAAGTTATCATGATTTTGCCCAAAATTGAGAGTTCTGTAGTTAAACCCAAGGATAAACCCACGGTACCGAACGCGGAGGTGGTTTCAAACAGGGTAGTAAGAAAATCAGCATGCTCTGATACTGTCAGGATAAGCGTAACAAAGGTAACCCATATGAAGGCGACAAATGTTACCGCCAGTGCCTTATCCAAGGTTTCTCTGGGTACTCTTCTTTCAAAAGCTGTAGGTTCCTCTTTACCCAGCAATGTCGCGCGGGCAGAATAAAAAACTGCGGCAAAAGTAGTGGTCTTAATGCCACCGCCGGTAGACCCGGGGGAGGCGCCGATGAACATCAGCAGTATCAGTAGAAATTGCGTAGGTATCATTAACCCCGCCGTATCCAACGTGTTAAAACCTGCCGTTCTTGGTGTAGCCGAAGAAAAGAAAGCGGATAACAACTTACTGCCCACAGAGAGATTACCCATAGTAGCGGGATTATTCCATTCTATAATAGAAATAATGGTAAAGCCAAATGCCAGTAATCCCAAGCTGGTTGTTATTACTGATTTCGCATGCAGGTTTAAATCCTTTTTGCACCGGGTCTGAGTTAATACCACAATTACACTAAAACCCAAACCGCCAATGATAAATAAAAACGCGACTGTCAGACTAACTACCGGATCATTGGCATAAGCAGTCAAACTGCTAAATTTACCGGTAACTGTTCCGAAAAGGTCAAAGCCGGCATTATTAAAAGCGGATATAGAATGAAATATACCATACTTAATTGCCTTTGCTAAAGGCATATCCTTTATAAACCTCAGCGTCAAAATTACTGCACCGGCGCTTTCGATGATAAAGGTAGTAAGCAATATCTGCTGTACCAGCTTAACGACTCCGGAAACGCTAAGTTTATTCAATGCCTCCTGCAGCAGTAGTCTTTCCTTTAAGCCAATCTTTTTACGCAACAGAAGCGCGAAGAATGCAGCAAATGTCATGATCCCCAAGCCGCCTATTTGAATTAAGAGCAGAATCACTATTTGGCCAAACATAGACCAGTGAGAAGCCGTATCTACCACCACCAACCCAGTAACACATAATGCAGAAGTGGCGGTAAACAATGCATCCAAAAAGTTAGTGGCGGTGCCGCTGGCCGACGCCACAGGCAGACTCAAAAGCACCGCGCCAACCAATATTAATACAGCAAAACCTAATACTAATATTTGCGGCGGACCCATACGGTTTAGCACTCTATTCATAGTATTGTCCCCCTTAGCAATTCTCACTAATTAAGATAAGCAGTCTTAGTCATAATAATCGAAAGCGATAAATATATTTACTGAATGAAAAAAATAAACTAAGGCGTTTCCCTCAAACGCCTCAGAGGTTAGTAAAACTCGCCTTTCATTCACTTTCCTAAATATATTACTCCTTAATGGCCGTATTGTAAAGAGTACCTCTAATACTTTAGATGTATACTGCTGTAAAGGCCGGGGATTATAAGGAATAAAAAAAGTTGCAGGACTTTGTTTACTTTTCTTGAAGGTAATTAGTTGGGATGATTCCCGGAAAGGAAGTGGTTTGTTTTCTTGTAGCTACCTTATCCGCTAAGACAAAGCTTAGGTTGCTAAACAACCCAAAAATATTCCGTTGTTTTACACCAACTACATATAAAAAACCGCTCTGAAGCCCGAGAAGTCGGGCTTTTCTTTTGTCAATCTTTATGCATTTATATGTTGTATATCGTCGTGTATTGTGATATTATGGGATTAGAGGTGAATTTATGTATGTAAAGAAAAGTATCAGTAATGGTAAGGTCTATTTGTCTTTTGTCCAAGGTTATAGACAGAATGGAAAGGTAAAACAAAAAACAGTTGAGAAACTTGGCTATCTTGAAGATCTGGAAAAGGAATATCCTGATCCTATTGCACATTTCAAGCGGGTTGCAAAGGAACGTACCAAGAACGAAGTTCCGCAAAAAAAACTAGAACTTGACCTGTTAGCTAAGCTTCCGGATCAAGCAGCATTGCGCAAAAATCTTGGTTATACTGTGCCAAAATCAGTATACTCTCTACTTGGTCTTAGAGAATATTTCCAGAACAAGCAAAGGCATTTAATCGTAGATTATAACCTAAACAGCATATTCAGTCTGCTCATTTTCAACCGCTTTTTATTTCCTTCATCAAAAAGACACGCCTTTGAAACCAAGGATTATTTCTTTGAATCCTTTGACTTTTCACTGGCTGACATTTACCGTGCTCTGGATTACTTTGCCGGATATTCAAATGAGATCCAACGGCATCTCCATAGTAGAATATCGGAACTTATAGCAAGAGATAACCAGCTTGGATATTATGATGTCACCAACTACTACTTCGAGATCCCTTATGAGGATGAAGATGAATACGATGAAGACGGGAATATGATTAAAAAGGGTCAAAAAAAACGTGGCCCATCTAAAGAGCACCGTAAAGATCCCATCATTCAAATGGGACTCCTGATGGATACTAATGGAATCCCCATGGCCTTCAATACTTTTTCTGGTGGCGAAAGTGAAAAACTCTCTCTACTTCCAACAATTCGCCGTGTAAAGAGAGATTTCGCCTTGGAACGTATTATCGTTGTAGCAGACAGGGGGCTTAACACTAGTGATAATACCACTTTTCTTTCGGGAAAGAACCATGATGACATGGCAGGTAATGACGGCTATGTTTATGGACAGAGTGTTCTCGGTGCTGACAAAGAATTTAAAGAATGGGTATTAAATCAGGAAGATTATTTAATAGACAAAGAAGAAGATAAGGATGGAAATACCGTCTTTTTTAAGCACAAATTCCGCATTCATGCAAAGAAAATACAGTTAAAGGGAACAGATGGCAAGCGTGCCCAAAAGATGGAAATATTTCAGAAACAGATGGTCTACTATTCCGATAAATACGCCAAAAAACAGAAAAAAGACAGAGATAAGGCTATTGCGAAGGCAAAGGAACTGATTGCCAAACCCGGAAAATATACAAGAGCTACCAGCATTGGAGCTGCCGGCTATGTAAGCAATATCAAATTCTTAAAACAAACAGGTGAAATACCTGACGGGCTTGTTCTTTCCCTGAATGAAGCAAGAATTCAGAAGGAAGAAAAATATGATGGATACTATTCCATTGTTACCAGTGAAAAGCATTTATCAGATAGAGAAATTCGTGATATTTACAAGGGACTTTGGGAAATCGAAGAATCCTTTAAAGTAATCAAGAGTGAATTCAAGGCGAGACCTGTATATGTAAAAAAAGATGCACATGTAGAAGCACATTTTCTGGTATGTTTTGTAGCACTCGTAATCATGCGGGTTCTTGAACAGATGCTAGAGAAAAAACATACTGTGAAGCAGATTCGCAATTCTTTGATTAGCTATTCCTGCTCCTATTTGGAACAAAACTATTACCTGTTTGATTATCGAGATGATGTAATAGAATCCATTGAGTCTGTCTTTGGCTTTGACTTAAGTAAAAAGATTATGTCTCAGGCAGCGATCAAAAAAATTTTGCAATACAAAAAATAAGTGTCAATACACTACAAGTTTTTGACAAAATACAAAACCCGCTAGCCCTTGGTAATACTGGGGCAACGGGTTTTTTTAATCGTTTTTGCTGTAAAACTCAGGTTAATGGCCGTATTGTAAAGAGTACCTCTAATACTTTAGATGTATACTGCTGTAAAGGCCGGGGATTATAAGGAATAAAAAAAGTTGCAGGACTTTGTTTACTTTTCTTGAAGGTAATTAGTTGGGATGATTCCCGGAAAGGAAGTGGTTTGTTTTCTTGTAGCTACCTTATCCGCTAAGACAAAGCTTAGGTTGCTAAACAACCCAAAAATATTCTAAGGAGTGTCAAATTATTTTAGAGCAAGAAGAAGTGTTGTCTCGAGTCGCTGAGGAAAACGTGGAATTTATTCGGCTGCAGTTCACTGATATATTCGGTATCGTCAAGAATTTGGCCATTACCGTAGAGGAATTAGAAAAAGCACTCAACGGAGAGTTGATGTTTGATGGCTCCTCAATTGACGGATTTGCCCGTGTCGAAGAATCCGATATGTACCTGCGTCCGGACCCAAGCACCTTCGCAATCTTCCCCTGGAGTAGGGCTGAGGATAAAACTGCCCGGCTAATCTGTGATGTTTACAAGACCATTGATGAACCATTTGAAGGATGTCCTCGGGGAATTTTGAAGAAGGTGTTAAAAGAAGCAAACGAAATGGGGTATACGGTAAACGTCGGCCCGGAGGGGGAGTTTTTCCTCTTTCATACCGATGAACGTAATCGCCCTGTTTTCGATATACACGACGAAGCAGGTTATTTCGACCTTTCACCTACCGATAAAGGCGAAAAAGCACGACGTGACATGGTATTGGCACTAAAAAAATTGGGCTTTCGCATTGAAGCTTCGCACCATGAGGTAGCGCCTTCACAGCACGAAATTGATTTTCAATATGATGAAGCGTTAAAAACTGCGGATAGGTTTGTAACCTTTAAGTATGTAGTGCGTAATATTGCTCATGAGCACGGTCTTTATGCGACCTTTATGCCCAAACCACTGGCCGGAGAAAATGGTTCTGCAATGCACTGTCATCAGTCACTTTACCAAAATGGTGATAACGCATTCTATGACCCACAGTCAGATTTTGAATTAAGCACGATTGCTAAACAGTATATAGCCGGTATCCTCAAGCATGCGAACGCTATCGCTGCCATTGGTAATCCTACGGTTAACTCTTACAAGCGATTAGAACCCGGCTACGAAGCACCGGTCAACGTGGCTTGGTCCACCCATAACCGCAGCGCGTTGGTGAGGGTTCCTCCCACACGAGGCAATGGTACGCGGTTAGAGCTTAGAAATCCCGATGCAACCGCTAATCCCTATCTGCTATTTGCGGTAATGATTAAAGCTGGACTTGACGGTATCAAGAACAATCTAGAAGTTCCCGAACCGATTAACGGCAATGTTTATGAACTGACTGAAAAAGAGCGTGAAGAGGCACAGTTAACCACTCTGCCGCGGAACCTTGAGGAAGCTCTTGAAGATCTGCAGCAAGATGACTTGATCTGCCAAGCGCTTGGGGAGCATACATTAAGCCGTTTTCTTAATATAAAATACAAAGAATGGCAGGAATACAGATCCGAAGTTCATCCCTGGGAAATCAGACGCTATTTTAAAAAATTCTAATATCACTATCAAGAGAGCAGATAATCTTATCTGCTCTCTTTTTTTTAGTTCACAATAAATTCAACAATCCTTCACGATTTCTTCATGAATTTATTGTACTATAGGCTGTAGTAAGATCATACTAATTGTGAAAGGAATGAATTGAATGAGAAAATTAAAGATAATTTCTAGCGTAAGTTTGCTGGC is part of the Metallumcola ferriviriculae genome and harbors:
- a CDS encoding potassium channel family protein; translated protein: MRKQFAVLGLGRFGSSVAETLTELGHEVLAIDIDETKVQHLADVVTHAVQADGMDEETLRSLGVRNFDVAVVAIGKDIQANILVTVILKELGVKYIVSKAQNELHGKVLERVGADKVVYPERDMGHRVANNLVSANVLDYIELAQDYSIMEIVAPGIAHGKSLGELNLRARHGVSVLAVKTGEKINVAPGADAIIKENDVLVVVGENRAIQNLATD
- a CDS encoding TrkH family potassium uptake protein is translated as MNRVLNRMGPPQILVLGFAVLILVGAVLLSLPVASASGTATNFLDALFTATSALCVTGLVVVDTASHWSMFGQIVILLLIQIGGLGIMTFAAFFALLLRKKIGLKERLLLQEALNKLSVSGVVKLVQQILLTTFIIESAGAVILTLRFIKDMPLAKAIKYGIFHSISAFNNAGFDLFGTVTGKFSSLTAYANDPVVSLTVAFLFIIGGLGFSVIVVLTQTRCKKDLNLHAKSVITTSLGLLAFGFTIISIIEWNNPATMGNLSVGSKLLSAFFSSATPRTAGFNTLDTAGLMIPTQFLLILLMFIGASPGSTGGGIKTTTFAAVFYSARATLLGKEEPTAFERRVPRETLDKALAVTFVAFIWVTFVTLILTVSEHADFLTTLFETTSAFGTVGLSLGLTTELSILGKIMITLTMFLGRLGPLTLVFAIAQRRRKCKIRYPEEQLMIG
- a CDS encoding IS1634 family transposase, encoding MYVKKSISNGKVYLSFVQGYRQNGKVKQKTVEKLGYLEDLEKEYPDPIAHFKRVAKERTKNEVPQKKLELDLLAKLPDQAALRKNLGYTVPKSVYSLLGLREYFQNKQRHLIVDYNLNSIFSLLIFNRFLFPSSKRHAFETKDYFFESFDFSLADIYRALDYFAGYSNEIQRHLHSRISELIARDNQLGYYDVTNYYFEIPYEDEDEYDEDGNMIKKGQKKRGPSKEHRKDPIIQMGLLMDTNGIPMAFNTFSGGESEKLSLLPTIRRVKRDFALERIIVVADRGLNTSDNTTFLSGKNHDDMAGNDGYVYGQSVLGADKEFKEWVLNQEDYLIDKEEDKDGNTVFFKHKFRIHAKKIQLKGTDGKRAQKMEIFQKQMVYYSDKYAKKQKKDRDKAIAKAKELIAKPGKYTRATSIGAAGYVSNIKFLKQTGEIPDGLVLSLNEARIQKEEKYDGYYSIVTSEKHLSDREIRDIYKGLWEIEESFKVIKSEFKARPVYVKKDAHVEAHFLVCFVALVIMRVLEQMLEKKHTVKQIRNSLISYSCSYLEQNYYLFDYRDDVIESIESVFGFDLSKKIMSQAAIKKILQYKK
- the glnA gene encoding type I glutamate--ammonia ligase, coding for MLSRVAEENVEFIRLQFTDIFGIVKNLAITVEELEKALNGELMFDGSSIDGFARVEESDMYLRPDPSTFAIFPWSRAEDKTARLICDVYKTIDEPFEGCPRGILKKVLKEANEMGYTVNVGPEGEFFLFHTDERNRPVFDIHDEAGYFDLSPTDKGEKARRDMVLALKKLGFRIEASHHEVAPSQHEIDFQYDEALKTADRFVTFKYVVRNIAHEHGLYATFMPKPLAGENGSAMHCHQSLYQNGDNAFYDPQSDFELSTIAKQYIAGILKHANAIAAIGNPTVNSYKRLEPGYEAPVNVAWSTHNRSALVRVPPTRGNGTRLELRNPDATANPYLLFAVMIKAGLDGIKNNLEVPEPINGNVYELTEKEREEAQLTTLPRNLEEALEDLQQDDLICQALGEHTLSRFLNIKYKEWQEYRSEVHPWEIRRYFKKF